One Gordonia sp. SID5947 genomic region harbors:
- a CDS encoding UDP-N-acetylmuramoyl-tripeptide--D-alanyl-D-alanine ligase, which yields MLRRLVEAGATPAGADQVRTWAILGELAADDGLTENELVVEHDRLGRQIVRLAVDKTLCVGESRAVRALHQGTVMEGSWGDEVRMVATVDEARDLLTSDEWRPGPGDVVLLAAADPAVAELVELWPEPGGIAGGSAEHETTGRAGTTTEGTGDGPSSMSTTRTNE from the coding sequence ATGCTGCGTCGACTGGTCGAGGCAGGCGCTACGCCTGCCGGCGCCGATCAGGTCCGTACCTGGGCGATCCTGGGCGAACTCGCCGCCGACGACGGGCTCACGGAGAACGAACTCGTCGTCGAACACGACCGTCTGGGCCGGCAGATCGTGCGGCTGGCCGTCGACAAGACGCTGTGCGTCGGAGAGTCGCGCGCGGTGCGCGCACTGCACCAGGGGACCGTCATGGAGGGGTCGTGGGGCGACGAGGTCCGGATGGTCGCGACCGTCGATGAGGCACGTGATCTGCTGACCTCCGACGAGTGGCGCCCAGGGCCGGGCGACGTGGTCCTGCTGGCCGCGGCCGACCCGGCGGTCGCGGAACTCGTGGAGCTCTGGCCCGAGCCCGGGGGCATCGCGGGTGGCAGCGCCGAGCACGAGACAACCGGGCGCGCGGGCACCACGACCGAAGGTACGGGGGACGGGCCATCGAGCATGTCGACGACGAGGACGAACGAGTGA
- the mraY gene encoding phospho-N-acetylmuramoyl-pentapeptide-transferase, which translates to MTQILIAGGIALAVSILLTPFLIRLFTRQGFGQEIRVEGPQSHQTKRGTPSMGGVAILVALWAGYLGSHIVGMFTGGTGVTASGLLVLGLATALGGVGFLDDIIKIRKHRNLGLNKTAKSLGQFAAAILFGVLVLQFRNDAGYTPASTNLSYVRDIDAISMWAVVFVVFCWLVVAAWSNAVNFTDGLDGLAAGSMAMVLGSYVLVTFWQYRNACSGGPKSTQEITPGCYVVRDPLDLALIAVAGGGACLGFLWWNAAPAKIFMGDTGSLALGGMLAGLSITTRTELLAVVIGALFVAEIISVVIQIAFFRTTGRRVFRMAPFHHHFELGGWAETTVIIRFWLLTAIACALGLSLFYSEFLAVSG; encoded by the coding sequence GTGACACAGATCCTGATCGCGGGTGGCATCGCGCTCGCGGTGTCGATCCTCCTCACACCGTTCCTGATCCGGTTGTTCACCCGGCAGGGGTTCGGGCAGGAGATCCGGGTCGAAGGCCCGCAGAGCCACCAGACCAAACGCGGTACCCCGTCGATGGGTGGCGTGGCGATCCTGGTCGCGTTGTGGGCGGGCTATCTGGGCTCCCACATCGTCGGGATGTTCACCGGCGGAACGGGCGTCACCGCGTCGGGACTGCTCGTCCTGGGCTTGGCCACCGCGCTGGGCGGCGTCGGGTTCCTCGACGACATCATCAAGATCCGCAAACACCGGAATCTCGGTCTCAACAAGACCGCGAAGTCGCTGGGGCAGTTCGCCGCCGCGATCCTTTTCGGCGTGCTGGTGCTGCAGTTCCGCAACGACGCCGGGTACACACCGGCGAGCACGAATCTGTCGTACGTCCGGGACATCGACGCGATCTCCATGTGGGCGGTCGTCTTCGTGGTGTTCTGCTGGCTCGTGGTCGCGGCGTGGTCGAATGCGGTGAATTTCACCGACGGCCTCGACGGGCTCGCGGCCGGCTCGATGGCGATGGTGCTGGGTTCCTATGTCCTGGTCACCTTTTGGCAGTACCGCAATGCGTGCTCCGGAGGGCCCAAGTCGACCCAGGAGATCACGCCGGGTTGCTATGTGGTCCGTGATCCACTCGACCTCGCCCTGATCGCGGTGGCCGGTGGTGGCGCGTGTCTCGGCTTCCTGTGGTGGAACGCCGCACCGGCCAAGATCTTCATGGGCGACACCGGGTCGTTGGCCCTCGGCGGGATGCTCGCCGGCCTGTCGATCACGACCCGCACCGAATTGCTCGCGGTGGTCATCGGTGCGCTGTTCGTCGCCGAGATCATCTCGGTGGTGATCCAGATCGCGTTCTTCCGCACCACGGGCCGCCGCGTGTTCCGGATGGCGCCGTTCCATCACCATTTCGAACTGGGCGGCTGGGCCGAGACCACGGTGATCATCAGGTTCTGGTTGCTGACGGCCATCGCCTGTGCGTTGGGTCTGTCGTTGTTCTACAGCGAGTTCCTGGCCGTCAGTGGCTGA
- the murD gene encoding UDP-N-acetylmuramoyl-L-alanine--D-glutamate ligase: MADQRPDIDVTALSGTTVLVAGAGTAGRSAARYLLDVGAQVTVADARFGPDEPVADELSDLGAQLVGTASLLDDEWPAEPALVIASPGFSPTHPLIVRALEAGVPIWGEVELAWRVDRAGLLGEPRIWLVVTGTNGKTTTTSMLTEIVVGAGRSAAACGNIGLPALDAMRQTPRVDILCAELSSFQLHWAPSVAPDAGVVLNIADDHLDWHGSFDAYAEAKGAALRGAVGLVGLDDRTASSLPVAGRRVGFTLEPPRDGELGVTDAQIVDRAFGPPGTARPIIETAAIHPPGPSGVADALAATGLALAAGIPTAAVAEALRGFRPAAHRGEVVARVEDLDYIDDSKATNPHAAEAAIAGHRRVVLVAGGLLKGARVDDMIRHTRDRLAGVVAIGRDRESIVDAISRHAPEVPTVTVFTGDDGRVTVQHATPTLGNELPAGLSTPAEPPSAAVGSDDTESDRAAVAVMGRAVEVAAHLARTAEDRPDAVLLAPAAASLDMFAGYGRRGDAFAAAARSLPGAVDVSGTSR, translated from the coding sequence GTGGCTGATCAGCGGCCCGACATCGATGTGACCGCACTGTCGGGGACGACGGTGCTGGTGGCCGGTGCCGGCACCGCGGGCCGGTCGGCGGCTCGATACCTGCTCGACGTGGGGGCGCAGGTGACGGTGGCCGATGCCCGGTTCGGCCCGGACGAACCCGTCGCCGACGAGCTGTCCGATCTCGGCGCGCAACTGGTGGGCACCGCGTCGCTTCTCGACGACGAATGGCCGGCGGAGCCCGCCCTGGTGATTGCTTCGCCGGGGTTCTCGCCGACACATCCGCTGATCGTCCGCGCGCTCGAGGCCGGCGTACCCATCTGGGGTGAGGTGGAGCTCGCCTGGCGCGTCGATCGCGCCGGGCTGCTCGGCGAGCCCCGCATCTGGCTGGTCGTCACGGGAACGAACGGCAAGACCACGACCACGTCGATGCTCACGGAGATCGTCGTCGGCGCCGGTCGCTCGGCCGCGGCGTGCGGCAACATCGGCCTGCCGGCGCTCGATGCGATGCGGCAGACCCCGCGGGTCGACATCCTGTGCGCAGAGTTGTCGTCGTTCCAGCTGCACTGGGCGCCGTCGGTGGCACCTGATGCAGGCGTGGTGCTCAACATCGCCGACGACCATCTCGACTGGCACGGATCGTTCGACGCGTACGCCGAGGCAAAAGGTGCAGCACTGCGCGGCGCCGTCGGGCTCGTCGGCCTCGACGACCGGACCGCGTCGTCGCTGCCGGTCGCCGGACGCCGCGTCGGCTTCACCCTGGAACCACCGCGCGACGGTGAGCTCGGTGTGACCGATGCGCAGATCGTCGACCGAGCCTTCGGGCCGCCGGGGACGGCCCGCCCGATCATCGAGACGGCAGCCATCCACCCGCCCGGCCCATCCGGCGTTGCCGATGCCCTGGCGGCGACGGGACTCGCGCTCGCGGCAGGGATCCCGACCGCGGCGGTCGCCGAGGCGTTGCGCGGCTTCCGGCCTGCAGCGCACCGCGGCGAGGTGGTGGCCCGCGTCGAGGATCTCGACTACATCGACGATTCGAAGGCGACCAATCCGCATGCCGCCGAGGCCGCGATCGCGGGGCATCGGCGGGTGGTGCTCGTTGCAGGCGGACTGCTCAAGGGCGCCCGGGTCGACGACATGATCCGACACACGCGGGACCGACTCGCCGGGGTCGTCGCGATCGGCCGTGATCGCGAGTCGATCGTCGACGCGATCTCGCGACACGCCCCAGAAGTCCCAACAGTCACAGTATTCACAGGGGACGATGGTCGCGTGACTGTTCAGCACGCGACCCCAACCCTCGGGAACGAACTGCCCGCCGGACTGAGCACCCCGGCCGAACCGCCCTCGGCGGCCGTCGGATCCGACGACACCGAGTCCGATCGTGCCGCGGTTGCCGTCATGGGCCGAGCGGTCGAGGTGGCCGCGCATCTGGCCCGAACCGCCGAGGACCGCCCGGACGCGGTGTTGTTGGCCCCGGCGGCGGCCTCGCTCGACATGTTCGCGGGGTACGGCAGGCGCGGCGACGCGTTCGCGGCGGCCGCGCGGTCCCTCCCGGGAGCGGTCGACGTGAGCGGAACATCTCGATGA
- the ftsW gene encoding putative lipid II flippase FtsW gives MSTKQASTKSAPGKKDSSTATSTTWPAAVVEAVRNLLSRPLASYHLILTIALLLTVFGLVMVLSASSVEGYSKDGSSYGLFATQMIFALLGLVGFYVMLRLPVRLLRRIAAPLMIVTTVLLALVLIPGIGTLSQGARRWFVIGGLSVQPSELVKVALCVWGAHLLASRRRDNASLKELLIPLVPVAMLVCLLIILEPNLSTTITIAIIVGALLWFAGLPVKVFLTFAAVGAAIAVLLALVEGYRSQRVLSFLGSIDDPQGAGYQARQATYALANGGVFGVGLGQSRAKWNYLPNAHNDFIFAIIGEELGLIGGLLVVILFAILAFIGFRIAVRSVDPFLRLMTGTITVLITAQAFINIGYVIGLLPVTGIQLPLLSAGGTSTLTVLAMLGLLASAARHEPEAVAALSGGEPGRFGRWLRLPAPVAYRPTRADVLRDRLDQRRPDRVRVAAPDAPSRWARLRQGKPAEDPGRGRARRPAPTTRTPRTAAVRVDYRTGYSGTGTRRGGPVQPRTNRGGSGASATGRAGSAHQWRPAGRSTWSRH, from the coding sequence ATGAGCACAAAGCAGGCGAGTACGAAATCGGCCCCCGGCAAGAAGGACTCTTCGACCGCGACGAGCACCACCTGGCCGGCCGCGGTGGTCGAGGCGGTGCGCAACCTGTTGTCGCGGCCACTCGCCTCCTACCATCTGATCCTCACGATCGCTCTTCTCCTCACCGTGTTCGGTCTGGTCATGGTGCTGTCGGCATCGTCGGTCGAGGGCTATTCCAAGGACGGGTCCTCCTACGGTCTCTTCGCGACCCAGATGATCTTCGCGCTGCTGGGCCTGGTCGGGTTCTACGTCATGCTCCGGCTGCCGGTACGACTGCTTCGCCGAATCGCGGCGCCGCTGATGATCGTCACGACAGTGCTGCTCGCGCTGGTGCTCATCCCGGGCATCGGCACGCTGAGTCAGGGCGCGCGGCGGTGGTTCGTGATCGGCGGGCTGTCGGTGCAGCCGTCAGAGCTGGTGAAGGTTGCCCTCTGCGTCTGGGGTGCGCACCTGCTCGCCTCGAGACGACGGGACAACGCCTCGCTGAAGGAGCTGCTGATCCCGCTGGTCCCGGTGGCGATGCTGGTCTGCCTGCTGATCATCCTGGAGCCGAACCTCTCCACCACCATCACCATCGCCATCATCGTCGGCGCGCTGCTGTGGTTCGCCGGCCTCCCGGTCAAGGTGTTCCTCACCTTCGCGGCGGTGGGCGCCGCGATCGCCGTGCTGCTCGCACTCGTCGAGGGCTACCGATCCCAGCGCGTGCTCAGCTTCCTGGGCAGCATCGACGACCCGCAGGGTGCGGGATATCAGGCTCGGCAGGCCACCTACGCGCTCGCCAACGGCGGCGTGTTCGGCGTCGGCCTGGGGCAGAGCCGGGCGAAATGGAATTATCTGCCGAACGCCCACAACGACTTCATCTTCGCCATCATCGGTGAGGAGTTGGGGCTGATCGGTGGGCTGCTCGTGGTGATCCTGTTCGCGATCCTCGCGTTCATCGGATTCCGGATCGCCGTTCGGTCCGTGGATCCCTTCCTGCGTCTGATGACCGGCACGATCACCGTGCTGATCACCGCCCAGGCCTTCATCAACATCGGCTACGTCATCGGTCTGCTGCCGGTCACCGGTATCCAGCTGCCATTGCTGTCGGCAGGTGGTACGTCGACCCTGACGGTGCTCGCCATGCTCGGGTTGCTGGCCAGCGCCGCCCGACACGAGCCGGAAGCCGTGGCCGCGCTCAGCGGTGGCGAACCCGGACGCTTCGGCCGTTGGCTGCGGTTGCCGGCCCCGGTGGCATATCGCCCCACCCGTGCCGACGTTCTGCGTGATCGGCTCGATCAGCGCCGCCCCGACCGCGTTCGCGTGGCCGCGCCCGATGCGCCCTCCCGCTGGGCGCGTCTGCGTCAGGGCAAGCCCGCCGAGGACCCGGGTCGTGGCCGGGCGCGGCGCCCGGCTCCGACCACCCGGACACCGCGCACAGCCGCTGTCCGGGTCGACTACCGTACGGGGTATTCGGGAACGGGTACCCGCCGCGGCGGTCCGGTCCAGCCGCGTACGAATCGCGGCGGGAGCGGTGCTTCGGCCACCGGGCGGGCCGGGTCGGCACACCAGTGGCGGCCGGCGGGCCGTTCCACCTGGTCGCGGCACTGA